Proteins encoded within one genomic window of Acinetobacter sp. WCHA55:
- a CDS encoding mechanosensitive ion channel family protein, with protein MPNSNIPQEITSSLKGIFTNINTERLTEILIALVLCFVGFLLARLVSNTFIRTIGTKFNAHQRLVWRRGIFYFIFLIFVMASLKEAGFKLSVFLGAAGILTVALGFASQTSASNLISGLFLIGEGSFEIGDTISITLIRGNTIEGEVISIDLLSVKLLTQDNIYVRLPNEQLIRAPVHNLSKFPIRRIPITLAINFHENIIKVREVLVDVANKYPLVLADPKPAVTVTAFRESSIELLFAVWCQQEHFLQVRDEMQERIRNGFLDNQIEIPVPKMGFVDHPLSRPLSNQEIDQYANAQALKREPNIK; from the coding sequence CCAAGAAATTACCAGTAGCCTAAAGGGCATTTTCACAAACATCAATACAGAACGATTAACGGAAATCTTAATTGCCTTAGTGCTGTGTTTTGTTGGTTTTCTCTTGGCACGTCTGGTTTCAAATACCTTTATCCGAACCATTGGCACTAAGTTTAACGCGCACCAACGACTGGTCTGGCGACGTGGTATTTTTTACTTTATTTTCCTAATTTTTGTGATGGCCAGCCTCAAAGAAGCTGGTTTTAAACTGAGTGTGTTTTTAGGCGCAGCAGGTATTTTGACGGTTGCTTTAGGTTTTGCCTCCCAAACCTCTGCATCCAACTTAATCAGTGGATTGTTCCTGATTGGTGAGGGTTCCTTTGAAATTGGCGACACTATTTCAATCACCCTTATTCGTGGCAATACTATTGAAGGTGAAGTCATTTCAATTGACCTTCTTTCGGTTAAGTTACTCACTCAAGACAACATTTATGTACGACTGCCGAATGAACAACTGATTCGAGCCCCAGTTCATAACCTCTCTAAGTTTCCAATACGGCGCATTCCCATCACCTTAGCCATTAACTTCCATGAGAACATCATCAAAGTACGTGAAGTGCTGGTTGATGTGGCTAATAAATATCCTTTGGTTCTTGCTGACCCTAAACCTGCCGTCACCGTCACCGCTTTTCGTGAGTCTTCGATTGAACTACTGTTTGCCGTGTGGTGTCAGCAAGAACACTTTTTACAAGTGCGCGATGAAATGCAGGAACGTATTCGCAATGGTTTCTTAGATAATCAAATCGAAATTCCTGTGCCAAAAATGGGCTTTGTCGATCATCCGCTTTCAAGGCCATTATCCAATCAAGAAATCGATCAATATGCCAATGCACAAGCCTTGAAACGAGAACCGAATATCAAATAG
- a CDS encoding DUF2339 domain-containing protein, which translates to MQTGQREIRMMWLMGLTIVAIAAWFLAVPLLSALCGIAWVMSVMHYVDSIEKPSTTLAEQRGIAFQPTSKVPLYLASFIILIGMVGQWGGLIGLGISGWLFFFFRWLRRLEYLLLSVQVQPHQGIFDRFPEFENSLPLPTKSTILNNTDDLSLSEQVKHWLWQGNPVLKVAIVVLLIGLILLLRFATEHWQLSLAVKLGLVAVVSVSVVVLGYVLQHKNRSFALALEALGLSGLFLTLFFAYYNGVIASLAIASLCFVVVMAVTLWLSLRQQSIELALMAMVIAYLAPFTLPVRNATAIELVVYYLVINIAVAVLSTFRPWKVLNQIAFLMTVVVGGAYAFYQGKAPERDMLTLLVLAHSAVFIWLSFRYSQLLAREDLTQFKLKPILDMALIFAAPIVAFAFLYMMYFEEMIWQAGFSLGFAALYAMLYQLLKKAHSVELIAQSYLSLTLVFLALIPPILLPDQWGVVGWSVEGALIFIYALYRTSSLSRYLAMGLLAVAGLSSLYYVVELNRFPTEVYWALCLSYFAVVAVANSVERFRQQLSFATIAFFCLQLLSATSMLFILLLDEIDSKSQVTIALMIIVLLYTVLNEWLLYRKASWSWLLPKWIGLIPLYAIVFIFLVDLSHDGIIMWHSGLDRLLFALTSGLLTLLWLRPLQGVEDELEWVSLGALLSLALTSLTLIPSMPYLSIVILPLAFAVWCYAQPTPNLWRKFWQARNTLVLMLFWIVCSQIFSLQAFQLYWLPIFNPFDLISIAMLIGFIWMLNLQMKAGLEKSLGAILMMSSLLWLSSYVVLRALHVYFLTPYNDWEMWENALVQLSFTLLWVSLAFICMLTATKRNLRSLWIFGGCILVLVTLKLVLFDLSHIGTLTRVISFLGAGLVMLVIAYIAPMPELEEKTH; encoded by the coding sequence ATGCAAACTGGACAGCGTGAAATTCGCATGATGTGGTTGATGGGGCTGACCATTGTTGCAATTGCAGCATGGTTTTTGGCCGTGCCACTGTTAAGTGCATTGTGTGGAATCGCTTGGGTCATGAGTGTCATGCACTATGTTGATAGTATTGAAAAGCCCAGTACGACGTTGGCGGAACAACGGGGCATTGCTTTTCAGCCAACGTCAAAAGTGCCGCTTTACCTTGCGTCTTTCATTATTTTAATCGGGATGGTGGGGCAATGGGGCGGACTCATTGGGTTGGGGATCAGTGGTTGGTTGTTCTTTTTCTTTCGCTGGTTGCGTCGCCTAGAATATCTATTGTTATCTGTGCAAGTACAGCCACATCAGGGTATATTCGACCGTTTCCCAGAATTTGAAAACTCTCTCCCTTTACCCACGAAGTCCACCATTCTAAATAACACAGATGATTTAAGCCTCAGTGAGCAAGTGAAACACTGGCTGTGGCAGGGTAATCCAGTCTTAAAAGTTGCAATCGTGGTGCTGTTGATTGGGCTTATTTTATTATTGCGTTTTGCCACCGAGCATTGGCAGTTGAGTCTCGCGGTTAAGCTGGGTCTTGTTGCAGTGGTGAGTGTGTCTGTTGTGGTCTTGGGTTATGTGCTTCAACACAAAAACCGCAGTTTTGCTTTGGCTTTGGAAGCACTTGGACTGTCAGGTTTATTTTTGACCTTATTTTTTGCTTACTACAACGGTGTGATTGCAAGTTTAGCAATTGCAAGCCTGTGCTTTGTGGTGGTGATGGCAGTGACACTTTGGCTTAGTTTAAGACAGCAGTCGATTGAGCTAGCGTTAATGGCGATGGTCATTGCTTATTTAGCACCTTTTACCTTGCCAGTACGAAATGCGACTGCGATTGAGCTGGTGGTCTATTACTTGGTGATTAATATTGCAGTTGCGGTTTTAAGCACGTTTAGGCCGTGGAAAGTTCTCAATCAAATTGCTTTTTTAATGACGGTGGTCGTAGGCGGAGCGTATGCTTTTTATCAAGGTAAAGCGCCTGAGCGAGACATGCTTACCTTGTTGGTTTTAGCACATAGTGCCGTCTTTATTTGGCTGAGTTTTCGTTATAGTCAACTGTTGGCACGTGAGGATTTAACTCAGTTTAAGTTGAAACCGATCTTGGATATGGCTTTGATTTTTGCTGCCCCCATTGTTGCATTTGCTTTTTTGTATATGATGTATTTTGAGGAGATGATTTGGCAGGCTGGTTTTAGTCTAGGCTTTGCAGCGCTCTATGCCATGCTTTATCAACTGCTAAAAAAAGCCCACAGTGTTGAGTTGATTGCGCAAAGTTATCTCAGTTTGACTTTGGTCTTTTTGGCACTGATTCCCCCTATTTTACTGCCTGATCAATGGGGTGTGGTGGGTTGGAGTGTCGAGGGTGCACTTATCTTTATCTACGCTTTGTATCGTACCTCGAGCTTGAGTCGTTATTTGGCAATGGGCTTATTGGCGGTAGCAGGACTGTCGAGTCTGTACTATGTGGTCGAGCTCAATCGTTTTCCAACGGAAGTTTATTGGGCGTTGTGTCTGAGTTATTTTGCTGTGGTTGCCGTTGCCAACAGTGTAGAGCGCTTTAGACAACAGTTGTCTTTTGCCACGATTGCCTTTTTTTGCTTACAACTGCTTTCAGCAACCAGCATGTTGTTTATTTTGCTTTTAGATGAAATCGACAGTAAAAGTCAGGTAACAATAGCGTTGATGATCATTGTCCTTTTATATACAGTGCTAAATGAATGGCTGCTCTACCGCAAAGCCAGTTGGTCATGGCTATTACCCAAATGGATTGGCCTAATTCCGCTCTATGCCATTGTCTTTATTTTCTTGGTTGACCTGAGCCATGATGGCATCATTATGTGGCATTCTGGATTAGACCGTCTATTGTTTGCTTTAACGAGTGGATTACTCACCTTGCTGTGGTTACGCCCACTACAGGGTGTGGAGGATGAGCTGGAATGGGTGAGTTTGGGTGCTTTACTGAGTTTGGCGCTGACCAGTTTAACTCTCATCCCAAGTATGCCATATCTGAGCATCGTTATTTTACCGCTCGCCTTTGCCGTATGGTGTTATGCGCAGCCCACTCCAAACTTGTGGCGAAAGTTTTGGCAGGCACGTAATACCTTAGTGCTTATGCTGTTTTGGATCGTCTGTTCTCAGATTTTTAGCCTGCAAGCTTTTCAGCTATATTGGTTGCCGATATTCAACCCATTCGACTTGATCAGTATTGCGATGCTGATCGGGTTCATTTGGATGCTGAATTTACAGATGAAAGCAGGCTTGGAAAAAAGTCTGGGTGCCATTTTGATGATGTCGAGTCTACTTTGGCTCAGTAGTTATGTGGTGCTACGTGCGCTGCATGTCTACTTCCTAACACCCTATAATGACTGGGAAATGTGGGAAAACGCTTTAGTGCAGCTGAGTTTTACTTTGCTTTGGGTTAGTTTGGCTTTCATTTGCATGCTGACGGCAACCAAACGCAACTTGCGTTCATTGTGGATTTTTGGTGGTTGTATTTTGGTTTTGGTGACGCTCAAGCTGGTTTTATTTGACTTGTCTCATATTGGCACCTTGACCCGTGTGATTTCATTTTTGGGTGCTGGCCTAGTGATGTTGGTGATCGCGTATATTGCGCCGATGCCTGAACTTGAAGAAAAGACCCATTAA
- the polA gene encoding DNA polymerase I, which translates to MPPFVLVDGSYFLFRAFHALPPLTTSTGLHTNAIRGAISAIQKLMRRTQPTHMAVIFDTPEPTFRHVLSPIYKGDRPSMPDELSEQIPYLHALIRALGIPLYMLPGAEADDIIGTLAKRAEAAGQQVLISTGDKDMAQLVTDKVTLEDSFKDKPMDINGVFEKFGVWPNQIIDYLTLMGDASDGIMGVPGVGAKTAAKLLTEYGSIGGILENVDKIKGKVGQNIKEHADGIALDHQLASIVCDLETGLTFDDLKLQDPNTEALRSLYTELEFRQQLQSLDHPNNPNSATYKQATQEIVKSAQSETVINTEDQAVQSSVDDQLGQANYHTVLSAEQWASLFKRLSTEKRFAFDTETTSLDYRLAQIVGFSVAFDAQDAYYVPLAHDYENAPVQLEREQILAQIKPILEDESVQKIGHHLKYDAHVLENHGIELKGWYFDTMLASYVLNAVATRHGMDDVSRLYLSHLTTTFEQVAGKGAKQKTFNQIEIEAAAHYAAEDAHVTYRLFEVLDAKLQKHPELVNILHNVEMPVARVLTIMEENGIELDLDFLDQLGVEFANTMANLENQITELAGQSFNVSSPKQVGEILFDKLGLKGGKKTATGQYSTSESVLEKIDHPITELILDYRGLSKLKSTYTDGLLKQANNDTHRVHTSYHQALTATGRLSSTDPNLQNIPVREEIGRQIRKAFIAPQGRVLLAADYSQIELRLMAHFSQDEALVDAFNHGQDVHRRTAAEVLGIALEDVTSDQRRQAKAVNFGLLYGMSEFGLTRQLGFSREESRGYIAKYFQRYPGVLDYMERTRQIAREQGFVETILGRRLYTPDIMASNKMIKQAAERAAINAPLQGSAADIIKMAMVAVDQMLPKDQAKMLLQVHDELVFEVDEAIADELAPQLAKVMQSVLNISVPLVVEVGKGRNWDEAH; encoded by the coding sequence ATGCCACCATTTGTCTTGGTCGATGGCTCATACTTTTTATTTCGTGCTTTTCATGCTTTGCCACCGCTCACCACGTCAACTGGCTTACATACCAATGCAATTCGTGGGGCAATTTCTGCCATCCAGAAACTGATGCGTCGTACTCAACCAACGCATATGGCGGTCATTTTCGATACCCCTGAACCGACTTTCCGTCATGTGCTGTCGCCCATTTATAAAGGTGACCGCCCAAGTATGCCTGATGAATTATCGGAACAAATTCCATACTTGCATGCCTTAATTCGTGCCTTGGGTATCCCTTTATACATGCTCCCAGGTGCAGAGGCAGATGACATCATCGGGACTTTAGCCAAACGTGCAGAAGCCGCGGGACAGCAAGTGCTGATTTCCACAGGCGATAAAGACATGGCTCAACTGGTGACCGATAAAGTCACCTTAGAAGACAGCTTTAAAGACAAGCCGATGGATATAAATGGCGTGTTTGAAAAGTTTGGGGTGTGGCCCAACCAAATTATTGACTATCTGACCCTAATGGGCGATGCCTCTGACGGCATTATGGGTGTTCCAGGTGTCGGTGCCAAAACCGCAGCAAAACTGTTAACAGAATACGGCTCAATTGGTGGCATTTTAGAAAATGTCGATAAAATTAAAGGCAAAGTCGGTCAAAACATCAAAGAACATGCCGATGGAATTGCTCTAGATCACCAACTGGCAAGTATTGTCTGTGACTTAGAGACTGGGCTGACCTTTGACGATCTCAAACTGCAAGATCCGAATACCGAAGCCTTGCGTTCACTGTATACTGAGCTGGAATTTCGCCAGCAGTTGCAATCATTGGATCATCCAAACAATCCTAATAGTGCAACCTACAAACAAGCAACGCAAGAAATTGTTAAATCAGCACAATCTGAAACCGTTATCAATACGGAAGATCAAGCCGTCCAAAGTAGTGTCGATGACCAACTGGGTCAAGCGAACTACCATACTGTGCTCAGTGCAGAACAGTGGGCATCATTATTCAAACGTTTAAGTACAGAAAAACGTTTTGCCTTTGATACTGAAACCACCAGTTTAGACTATCGCTTAGCGCAAATTGTTGGTTTTTCGGTCGCGTTTGATGCTCAAGATGCATATTACGTTCCACTTGCGCATGATTATGAAAATGCACCTGTGCAACTAGAGCGTGAACAGATCTTGGCACAAATCAAACCGATTTTAGAAGATGAGTCGGTTCAAAAAATTGGTCATCATTTGAAATATGATGCACATGTCTTGGAAAATCATGGCATTGAACTCAAAGGTTGGTATTTCGATACCATGTTGGCATCTTATGTCCTCAATGCTGTAGCAACGCGTCACGGGATGGATGACGTGTCACGTCTCTACCTCAGCCACTTAACCACCACGTTTGAACAAGTAGCAGGTAAAGGCGCAAAACAGAAAACCTTTAACCAAATTGAGATCGAAGCCGCTGCACACTATGCTGCCGAAGATGCCCATGTGACCTATCGCCTGTTTGAAGTGCTTGATGCCAAATTGCAAAAGCATCCCGAACTGGTCAATATTTTACACAATGTCGAAATGCCAGTGGCCCGTGTCCTGACCATCATGGAAGAAAACGGCATTGAGCTCGACTTAGACTTCCTCGACCAACTCGGTGTTGAGTTTGCCAATACCATGGCCAATCTTGAAAACCAAATCACAGAACTGGCAGGACAAAGTTTCAATGTTAGCTCGCCGAAGCAAGTCGGTGAGATTTTGTTTGATAAACTCGGACTCAAGGGTGGCAAAAAAACCGCAACCGGTCAGTACAGTACCTCTGAAAGCGTTTTAGAAAAAATTGACCACCCGATTACCGAGCTCATTTTAGACTATCGCGGTTTATCTAAACTCAAAAGCACCTATACCGATGGCTTATTAAAACAAGCCAATAACGATACCCATCGTGTGCATACCAGCTACCACCAAGCACTGACCGCAACAGGCCGTTTATCTTCGACCGATCCAAACCTACAGAACATTCCTGTGCGTGAGGAAATTGGACGTCAAATTCGTAAAGCCTTTATTGCACCGCAAGGTCGCGTGTTATTGGCAGCCGATTATTCACAAATCGAACTGCGTTTAATGGCGCATTTCTCACAAGATGAAGCCTTGGTTGATGCCTTTAATCATGGGCAAGATGTACACCGTCGTACTGCGGCTGAAGTCTTAGGTATCGCCCTCGAAGATGTCACGTCAGACCAACGTCGTCAGGCCAAAGCAGTCAACTTCGGTCTACTCTACGGCATGTCTGAATTTGGCTTAACCCGTCAACTCGGTTTTAGCCGCGAAGAATCGCGTGGCTATATTGCGAAATACTTCCAACGTTATCCGGGCGTGCTCGACTATATGGAACGCACCCGCCAAATTGCACGCGAACAAGGTTTTGTCGAAACCATTTTGGGTCGTCGCTTGTACACGCCAGATATCATGGCAAGCAATAAAATGATCAAACAAGCGGCCGAACGTGCTGCAATTAATGCACCACTACAAGGTTCTGCTGCGGATATTATTAAAATGGCGATGGTTGCAGTTGATCAAATGCTACCGAAAGATCAGGCCAAAATGCTACTACAAGTACACGATGAATTGGTTTTTGAAGTCGATGAAGCTATTGCAGATGAATTGGCACCACAGCTTGCTAAAGTGATGCAATCGGTCTTGAATATTTCAGTCCCTCTTGTAGTTGAAGTTGGCAAAGGTCGAAACTGGGATGAAGCCCACTAA